GTTGACCGTGGCCGACTGGGTGATGCCCATGTAGCACAGCCAGCTGATCGCGCCGACGATGAGGATCGCCGGAAGGTTGATCAGCGCACCGGTGAAGACCAGCTTGTGACCGCCTTCGGCGAAGGTCAGCGGCGCCGACGAGAGCGCTGCGGGCAGGGTGAAGTTCACGCCCGTCATCGAGCTGAGCATTCGCAGCATCTCGCCGAAATAACCCGACCAGGCGACCGCCACGGTCGATGCAGCGAACAGGTATTCGAGCACCAGCGCCCAGCCGATGAACCAGGCCACCACTTCGCCGAGGGTCGCGTAGGAGTAGGAGTAGGCACTGCCGGACACCGGCAGCATCGCGGCGAACTCCGCGTAGCACATGCCGGCCAGACCGCAGGCAAACGCTGCGATCAGAAAGCTGAAAATGAGTGCGGGGCCGGCGAACTGCGCCGCCGCCGTGCCGGTGATGGCGAAGATGCCGGCGCCGATCACCGCGCCGATACCGAGCATCACCAGATGCCGAGCCGTCAGTACGCGCTTGAGAGTGACTTCGCCCTCGGCGCCGCCTTCGACGGGTTCGCCAGCGTCCACGTGAGGCATTGCCTCGATCGTGTGAGTGGCAAATAGACCTTTTATCATCAACTTCCCCTCAGGTGATTTTGCCCGCGTCCGCTCTGCGGCGGATGGATGAAACGGGTGGGCAATGGCGGGCCAACATAGCCCATGCGGCAAAGGTTGTACAAGCTCCACTCATGTTGCGGCGAAACATGCCGCGACCGGCTTTCAGGCAGTCGTTCGACTCATCGCGGGACATCCATGCAGCAACCGATCATCATCATGTTCGAAGCTTTCCAGCGCTACCGTGACCAATGGCAGGGGGAGTCCACGGTCGTCGCGCAGTTCGAAAGTTTTCTGCATGCGCACGCGCATGGATTCGAGCGGAGCAACGTCGCCGGCCACTTCACCGGCTCGGCCTGGCTGGTCAGCGGCGACGGCAGGCGCGTGTTGCTGATGCATCACCGCAAGCTGGATCGCTGGTTGCAGCCGGGCGGTCATGCCGATGGCGACACGGATCTTGCCCGGGTCGCCCTGCGCGAGGCGGAAGAGGAAACCGGCCTGACCGGCCTTCGCGTCGAAGGCGACATCTTCGACATTGATCGACATCGCATCCCCGCTCGCGCGAACGAGTCCGAGCACTGGCACTACGACGTGCGCTACGTGGTGCGGGCGGGAGCGGACGAGTCGTTCGTGGTCAATGCCGAGTCGCATGCGCTGGCCTGGCGACCGGTGGGCGAGGTGGCGAACGATGAGACACTCGATGCGTCGTTGCGACGAATGGCGCGCAAGTGGCTGGCAACGGGCTGACCGGCCTT
This is a stretch of genomic DNA from Rhodanobacter sp. FDAARGOS 1247. It encodes these proteins:
- a CDS encoding NUDIX hydrolase; amino-acid sequence: MQQPIIIMFEAFQRYRDQWQGESTVVAQFESFLHAHAHGFERSNVAGHFTGSAWLVSGDGRRVLLMHHRKLDRWLQPGGHADGDTDLARVALREAEEETGLTGLRVEGDIFDIDRHRIPARANESEHWHYDVRYVVRAGADESFVVNAESHALAWRPVGEVANDETLDASLRRMARKWLATG